The Salminus brasiliensis chromosome 8, fSalBra1.hap2, whole genome shotgun sequence genome has a window encoding:
- the dnajb2 gene encoding dnaJ homolog subfamily B member 2 yields MVDYYDVLGVSRSASPDDIKKAYRKQALRWHPDKNPDNKEEAERKFKEIAEAYEVLSDRSKREAYDTYGKSDMPRSGSGGSSYTDDFPGFTFTFRSPDEVFREFFGGQDPFADFFDDFPFGGMHSAFHNHGSSRLGTSRFFSFPSTDADFTTFSSSSSSMGGMGGGNFKSVSTSTRIINGKRTTTKKIRENGQERTEIEEDGVLKTILINGVEDEMALALEISRREQTSQPQQTQQQQLPPRAAHSDLANHTPRNSTQRSFSSAPFFSCPDASEDEEDEDLQMALAYSLSEMEAQQRAAASAQDMISGAGEGRDKQAWGGQGGNGGDFTHEPRAERDGTDDSAQSSPSSPEERGTGKGSERSVSPGGVVVEDRGGEEPIGNGTTVLKRRRKCRCVVF; encoded by the exons ATGGTGGATTATTATGACGTTCTGGGAGTGTCACGCAGCGCTTCTCCAGATGACATCAAAAAAGC cTACAGGAAGCAGGCCTTGCGATGGCACCCAGACAAGAACCCAGACAACAAAGAGGAGGCAGAAAGAAAATTCAAGGAGATTGCAGAGGCCTATGAAGTCCTGTCAGACA gAAGTAAAAGAGAAGCCTATGATACTTATGGCAAAAGTGACATGCCACGCTCAG GCTCTGGCGGTAGCTCTTATACAGACGACTTCCCAGGATTCACCTTCACATTCCGCAGCCCAGACGAGGTGTTTCGGGAGTTCTTTGGAGGCCAAGATCCATTTGCCGATTTCTTCG ATGATTTCCCTTTTGGAGGCATGCACAGCGCATTTCACAACCATGGATCCTCCAGACTCGGGACCAGCCGGTTCTTCTCCTTCCCCTCAACAGATG CTGACTTCACCACCTTTTCGTCGTCCTCCTCCTCAATGGGAGGCATGGGAGGAGGAAATTTTAAGTCGGTGTCCACTTCCACACGCATTATTAACGGGAAACGCACCACCACAAAAAA gATCAGAGAGAATGGACAAGAGAGAACAGAAATCGAGGAGGATGGGGTTTTGAAAACTATCCTCATCAACG GTGTGGAAGATGAGATGGCCTTAGCTCTAGAAATCAGTCGCAGAGAGCAGACCAGCCAACCTCAGCagacacagcagcagcaactcCCTCCGAGAGCCGCCCACTCCGACTTGGCTAACCACACGCCCCGGAATTCCACCCAGCGTTCCTTTAGCTCCGCCCCCTTCTTCAGCTGCCCCGACGCCAGTGAGGACGAGGAGGACGAAGATCTGCAGATGGCCCTGGCTTACAGCCTGTCAGAGATGGAGGCTCAGCAGCGTGCAGCCGCCTCCGCCCAGGACATGATCTCAGGTGCTGGGGAAGGGCGGGACAAGCAAGCTTGGGGTGGCCAAGGAGGGAATGGGGGGGATTTCACTCATGAGCCCAGAGCAGAGAGGGATGGCACAGATGACTCAGCACAAAGCAGCCCCTCGTCTCCAGAGGAGAGAGGAACAGGGAAGGGATCAGAAAGGAGTGTCAGCCCAGGAGGGGTTGTTGTAGAGGACAGAGGGGGCGAGGAGCCCATAGGCAATGGGACCACAGTGCTGAAAAGACGAAGGAAGTGTCGATGTGTGGTGTTTTAG
- the LOC140560937 gene encoding tubulin alpha chain-like, which translates to MPCEKTTARGDDSFNTFFSETGTGKHVPRAIFVDLEPTVIDEVRTGTYRQLFHPEQLITGKEDAANNYARGHYTIGKEVIDAVLDRIRKLTDQCTGLQGFLVFHSFGGGTGSGFTSLLMERLSVDYGKKSKLEFAIYPAPQVSTAVVEPYNSILTTHTTLEHSDCAFMVDNEAIYDICRKNLDIERPTYTNLNRLIGQIVSSITASLRFDGALNVDLTEFQTNLVPYPRIHFPLATYAPVISAEKAYHEQLSVADITNACFEPSNQMVKCDPRHGKYMACCLLYRGDVVPKDVNSAIASIKTKRTIQFVDWCPTGFKVGINYQPPTVVPGGDLAKVQRAVCMLSNTTAIAEAWARLDHKFDLMYAKRAFVHWYVGEGMEEGEFSEAREDMAALEKDYEEVGTDSLGDEDEDGVEF; encoded by the exons ATGCCCTGCGAGAAGACCACAGCTAGAGGAGATGATTCCTTCAATACATTCTTCAGTGAAACAGGAACAGGGAAACATGTCCCCCGGGCCATCTTTGTGGATCTGGAGCCCACTGTGATCG ATGAGGTGCGCACAGGGACATATCGCCAGCTTTTCCATCCTGAGCAACTCATCACTGGGAAAGAGGATGCTGCTAATAACTACGCTCGAGGGCACTACACCATCGGAAAGGAGGTCATCGATGCAGTGCTAGACCGCATACGCAAACTG ACTGATCAGTGTACTGGTCTACAAGGCTTCCTGGTGTTCCACAGTTTTGGTGGAGGAACTGGCTCTGGCTTCACCTCCCTCTTAATGGAGCGCCTCTCTGTTGACTACGGCAAGAAGTCAAAGCTCGAGTTTGCCATCTATCCAGCTCCTCAGGTATCCACAGCAGTGGTGGAGCCCTACAACTCCATCTTGACCACCCACACCACCCTGGAGCACTCAGACTGTGCCTTCATGGTGGACAATGAAGCCATCTATGACATCTGTCGTAAGAATCTGGACATTGAGCGTCCCACTTACACCAACCTCAACAGGCTCATTGGGCAGATAGTCTCCTCCATCACTGCCTCTCTCAGATTCGATGGAGCTCTGAATGTGGATCTGACAGAGTTTCAGACCAACCTGGTTCCCTACCCTCGCATCCACTTCCCTCTGGCCACCTATGCACCTGTGATCTCTGCTGAAAAGGCCTACCATGAACAGCTATCTGTTGCTGACATCACCAATGCCTGCTTTGAGCCTTCTAACCAGATGGTGAAGTGTGACCCTCGTCATGGTAAATACATGGCCTGCTGTCTCCTGTACCGTGGAGACGTGGTGCCCAAAGATGTCAACTCAGCCATTGCTTCAATCAAGACCAAACGAACCATCCagtttgtggactggtgtcccACTGGTTTCAAAGTGGGTATCAACTACCAGCCCCCCACTGTGGTTCCTGGAGGAGACCTGGCCAAGGTGCAGAGAGCCGTGTGCATGCTGAGCAACACCACAGCCATTGCTGAGGCCTGGGCTCGTCTGGACCACAAGTTTGACCTGATGTATGCCAAAAGAGCCTTTGTGCACTGGTATGTGGGAGAGGGCATGGAGGAGGGAGAGTTCTCAGAGGCCAGAGAGGACATGGCAGCTCTGGAGAAGGATTATGAAGAAGTGGGCACCGACAGTTTAggagatgaggatgaggatggagTTGAGTTTTAA